From the genome of Amycolatopsis sp. NBC_01488, one region includes:
- the glf gene encoding UDP-galactopyranose mutase — translation MSAHTNPAKITEDDFAGYDLVVVGSGFFGLTVAERAAAELGKKVLVLERRSHLGGNAYSEPDPETGIEVHKYGAHLFHTSNKRVWEYVNRFTEFTNYQHRVFARVKDQVYSFPMNLGLINQFFGKSHTPDEARELIAKQSSEFETANAQNLEEKAISLVGRPLYEAFIRGYTAKQWENDPKNLGENIITRLPVRYNFDNRYFNDTYEGLPVNGYTAWLEKMAEHENIEIRLNVDYFDVREHIPAGTPTVYTGPLDRYFGYSEGRFTWRTVDFESEVAETGDFQGTSVVNYNDQEVPYTRIIEFRHFHPERDYPKDKTVIFREYSRFAGEEDEPYYPINTPENREKLEAYRELAKVEARERNVLFGGRLGTYKYLDMHMAIGSALSAFDNKIAPHLTDGAPLDGSLDA, via the coding sequence GTGAGCGCGCACACGAACCCCGCCAAGATTACTGAAGACGATTTCGCAGGTTACGACCTCGTCGTCGTCGGGTCCGGTTTCTTCGGCCTGACCGTCGCCGAACGGGCCGCGGCCGAGCTGGGCAAGAAGGTCCTCGTCCTCGAGCGGCGCAGCCACCTCGGCGGCAACGCGTACTCGGAGCCGGACCCGGAGACCGGGATCGAGGTGCACAAGTACGGCGCGCACCTGTTCCACACCTCGAACAAGCGCGTCTGGGAGTACGTGAACCGCTTCACCGAGTTCACGAACTACCAGCACCGCGTGTTCGCGCGGGTCAAGGACCAGGTCTACTCGTTCCCGATGAACCTGGGCCTGATCAACCAGTTCTTCGGCAAGTCGCACACCCCGGACGAGGCCCGCGAGCTGATCGCCAAGCAGTCGTCCGAGTTCGAGACGGCCAACGCGCAGAACCTCGAGGAGAAGGCGATCTCGCTGGTCGGCCGTCCCCTCTACGAGGCGTTCATCCGGGGTTACACCGCGAAGCAGTGGGAGAACGACCCCAAGAACCTGGGCGAGAACATCATCACCCGCCTGCCGGTCCGGTACAACTTCGACAACCGCTACTTCAACGACACCTACGAGGGCCTGCCCGTCAACGGGTACACCGCGTGGCTCGAGAAGATGGCCGAGCACGAGAACATCGAGATCCGGCTGAACGTCGACTACTTCGACGTGCGCGAGCACATCCCGGCCGGCACCCCGACCGTCTACACCGGGCCGCTGGACCGCTACTTCGGCTACTCCGAAGGCCGGTTCACCTGGCGCACCGTCGACTTCGAGTCCGAGGTCGCCGAGACCGGTGACTTCCAGGGCACCTCGGTCGTGAACTACAACGACCAGGAAGTCCCGTACACCCGGATCATCGAGTTCCGCCACTTCCACCCGGAGCGGGACTACCCCAAGGACAAGACGGTCATCTTCCGCGAGTACTCCCGCTTCGCGGGCGAGGAAGACGAGCCGTACTACCCGATCAACACGCCGGAGAACCGCGAGAAGCTCGAGGCCTACCGCGAGCTGGCCAAGGTCGAGGCGCGCGAGCGGAACGTGCTGTTCGGCGGCCGGCTCGGCACCTACAAGTACCTCGACATGCACATGGCCATCGGCTCGGCGCTGTCGGCGTTCGACAACAAGATCGCCCCGCACCTGACCGACGGCGCGCCGCTCGACGGGTCCCTCGATGCTTGA